Proteins from one Sabethes cyaneus chromosome 2, idSabCyanKW18_F2, whole genome shotgun sequence genomic window:
- the LOC128736565 gene encoding uncharacterized protein LOC128736565 produces the protein MATEMRDLKRQERQLLATFDGAKKFLQKYKAEKHSGQIENRLELLEAAMKKFYIVRRKIELLTEETDEKEATDSKESTVERAARLEAKAEERDAGNIEIIQSTEDFYCDLRSSLQALLPKPVDQSLPTPAPSSLLTSSDKMSRVKLPEIRLPSFGGRTNDWVTFRDMFQSLIHKNDQLSAIDKFSYLHSSLLGEARQEIESIEMSVANYPIAWDLLKKRYENRKLIVKAHLDALFAVEPMKRESYDALNHVISEYDKNLQMLEKVGEDCSQWSTILVHMMCSKLDQVTLRYWESHHSSKEVPQYSELVAFLRNHCVVLQSIVPSKPVTSEVRKPKFAVVHASIQSAKRCPFCGESPHSAFRCQKFMKLKVNERYEKVKRNGLCLNCFSSTHLVRDCTHGACHHCHQKHHSLLHLGSSNSERFVAPASQKDSSVPRVQNGPQGMNTPHTHPQAQNQTIPPQHTSQSTSSYPIANTNSHSQTHPPTTTDPIPNSNCLSTNIYAPTRQVLLSTALLRVSDMHGNVQLARALLDSCSEYCFITTKLARKLKLVEGASYLSVAGIGGSVVQSTKKVEATIAPRSLSISSYIETIQLHVLPKLTSKLPLQAVNVQKLSLPNTITLADPDFHKPGSIDMIIGAEYYYDLLLNERMKLTDEGPTLQKTVFG, from the coding sequence ATGGCTACTGAGATGCGCGATTTAAAGAGGCAGGAGCGGCAGCTGTTGGCTACTTTTGATGGCGCAAAGAAATTTCTGCAAAAATACAAGGCAGAGAAACATTCCGGGCAAATTGAAAATCGTTTGGAGCTTCTTGAGGCTGCAATGAAGAAGTTTTACATCGTTCGGAGGAAAATTGAGTTACTGACCGAGGAAACAGATGAAAAAGAGGCGACGGATTCCAAGGAATCGACAgtagaacgtgctgctcgattaGAGGCGAAGGCGGAGGAGCGTGATGCAGGCAATATCGAGATTATACAATCAACAGAAGACTTCTATTGTGATCTTAGGTCATCGTTGCAAGCTTTGCTTCCCAAACCAGTTGACCAGTCATTACCTACGCCAGCACCGTCTTCATTATTGACTTCTTCTGATAAAATGTCCAGAGTCAAGCTTCCCGAAATACGTTTGCCTAGCTTCGGCGGCAGAACTAACGATTGGGTTACATTTCGTGACATGTTTCAAAGCCTGATTCACAAAAATGATCAACTCAGTGCAATTGATAAGTTTTCGTATTTACATTCTTCCCTGCTAGGAGAAGCACGGCAGGAGATTGAGTCTATAGAGATGTCGGTAGCAAATTACCCAATTGCTTGGGATTTGCTGAAAAAGCGCTACGAGAATCGAAAGTTGATCGTGAAGGCTCATCTTGATGCGTTGTTTGCTGTTGAACCGATGAAACGGGAAAGTTATGATGCTTTAAATCATGTCATCAGCGAGTATGACAAAAACCTACAAATGCTTGAAAAGGTTGGAGAAGATTGCTCGCAATGGAGCACAATTCTAGTGCATATGATGTGCTCTAAACTGGATCAGGTTACGCTGCGATACTGGGAATCGCACCATAGTTCTAAGGAAGTGCCACAATACAGTGAACTTGTTGCTTTCCTTCGGAATCACTGCGTTGTTCTTCAATCGATCGTGCCATCTAAGCCAGTTACCAGTGAAGTGAGAAAACCTAAATTTGCTGTGGTTCATGCTTCCATCCAGTCGGCCAAACGATGTCCGTTTTGCGGAGAGAGTCCGCATTCCGCGTTCAGATGCCAGAAATTTATGAAATTGAAAGTGAATGAGCGTTATGAGAAGGTGAAGCGCAATGGGTTGTGTCTAAACTGCTTTTCGTCCACACATCTTGTTCGGGATTGTACACATGGCGCGTGCCATCATTGTCATCAAAAACACCACTCCCTTCTACATCTTGGATCATCGAACAGTGAAAGATTTGTCGCACCAGCATCGCAGAAAGATTCCTCCGTCCCACGTGTACAGAACGGACCCCAAGGAATgaacacaccacacacacatccACAAGCCCAGAACCAAACCATACCTCCCCAGCACACAAGCCAATCTACGAGCTCATACCCTATCGCAAATACAAATTCGCATTCGCAAACACACCCACCAACCACCACAGATCCAATTCCCAATTCCAATTGCCTTTCTACAAATATCTATGCCCCAACCCGACAAGTTTTGTTATCAACCGCCTTGCTACGAGTATCGGATATGCACGGAAATGTTCAGTTAGCTAGAGCACTATTGGACTCTTGCTCAGAGTATTGCTTCATCACTACGAAACTTGCTCGAAAACTCAAGTTAGTAGAAGGTGCTAGTTACCTGTCCGTGGCAGGTATTGGCGGTTCCGTAGTTCAGTCTACAAAGAAGGTCGAAGCAACAATTGCGCCTcgatctttatcgatttcatcATACATCGAAACTATTCAACTGCACGTATTGCCGAAGCTTACTTCCAAACTACCGCTACAGGCAGTAAACGTGCAGAAACTGTCCCTCCCAAACACCATAACACTGGCTGATCCTGACTTTCATAAGCCCGGCTCAATCGATATGATTATTGGGGCGGAATATTACTACGATTTGCTGTTAAATGAACGTATGAAGCTTACAGATGAAGGACCCACTCTGCAGAAGACCGTATTTGGATAG